In Pocillopora verrucosa isolate sample1 chromosome 13, ASM3666991v2, whole genome shotgun sequence, one genomic interval encodes:
- the LOC131789607 gene encoding polycystin family receptor for egg jelly-like isoform X2 — MFLFTRLQLISAWLIVQATTSLERQVTYTEHPTTTAHQVFTALQSYSTVSKALDASMKEPVTAQSPDVASQVDQQRRYQPAILVVDTSNTTVATHNQTASLETFNVVSENSSTGKQQLVSLQSHKSSKEQPASASLDSPSGQSRKEADQETSILRATEQKTTVVPDMYLAPIIQPTTLLTLKNTTQLQTTVSSYAIATNTAVNSTTEHVQDDDTPRLISLIQQAHAILDHQNINSLPKNSSYEEQIPTPSSTAEEQGTAVPNALSTPQYQTTNPVSHNSYAEKLLTSVFGASTTLASVHRTKQQTTTEAQPQFQVDFQPVPLPAVILRAPEPITTEGSVVSSVEEHKSIHSSTAEVQATFVTNVHPTPQYQTTNIVQSLPLHPRNSYTEQSKMFESQLNPSPQIASLIAGEPLSSADQVNLTQEQLNITSYGQPRPTTSTPHEVSFNQISSLLPQNTSIGQKISSLDQPATSLRHQNTISLAQNKSFEQPKTLTSFNGYPLELHSSISQNIYPSRPLSPVVQLHSTLEQKNSTSLVQNSTQYGKPITVTPLKGSSANLPSLTLQNNSTTQPSSVVDQVTSAQEQRNNTSLTQTKYHGQSVTVKPYESTLAKVQTMVSSNSSSLQPLLSVEKLTLPIQKQNFTFMVQNGSNGQPTTVSSHYTSSAQLSSRKRQNSILEQTNEPYVNSTPKLQPLPSLFQNDSAEQLATTSTKPYSTIKLASLITKDNYTEQPLSIMHQGNTTYEQQPTALIYGGKPTTDLFDVGSKVQNATLIPYNGNTEHISTSASRQNLSIKLYSLILQSNSAEQPSPPVHQTKLAEKSLSQDSPFGLKPTSAESQANSFVQLTIFIPQNNSIPIEIPPSALHQTKLTVEQKVTTALQPTNLVSQKYSAEQSMTVSASIQSNSLRTTLAHKHTVEQNSSVIRQDNSTILRSPNKNSSWLFASPVLVVNSTLQQKFTSTSTIDDESTPKPFTLLPEISSSEHKFKRTKFSVHSSLQEKNSTSFTVQTTAASSQFYSTQQSTAITLPLLRKVTTLRFVFLLKNVDFDFDLFDDSSATYESLEANVTNEILSRLGSHGVTTFKILSMKPGSVEVTAVLILENEYDTPKVQEQLNKLNKTSKLGKITWTALYWGVEDKSCIPPEVRITNLPERRARQSAVSILRSKDFIIQATVGKAECNSSQALQFAWYLFKYKVKASGKVQIQDTVLLDSRITEWTLQKRTLDYGQYYVDIRATYSNQPSVISSSLGFFKISKSKLIADVAGGNKVTRGKVNPILLDGSASRDPDVESGNHASMHFTWLCKKRQEHFPNGSLDSLPVINNSLGPGSGGCFGTGVGKLNSNSSIVELDTSQMTVGEMYDVKLIVTKDNRIDDFTQEIKIVIGNPPQVTIRCLINCEKMASASTRISIATTCKGLTCQTATYSWKLVIVNAIGHELPGNILTRNMTETDMDLPGIIIKANQLPPLVVSEWFYRLKVWVSQDHGPAGNAAYQFRVNAPPSSGNCTVTPKSGQALKTAFSFLCSGWQDPHQPLTYQFHYKTDHGLYTVVQYGSTDHVSTVLPSGKRNGGYIIDFEILIRDSLSASSNYVLHVKIKDSIVRSVSNIQVNNLQSLTQVTSVIARATLEPSEVTFDTQDLALQTLRSMTSLLRSKTKEDYGSESVLVEQGGENLVLSLGNILNSAAQKASVIERTAETSEIRSKSENVSKDTAKLIDDVSVALLSKMLVDQEPNRVQTQSLSMVLNRLSPKSLETAKNFTDDPYSGEFKFSFNAITDERARDAEYIDSVMTLSTFNPFTWDDSASRVNSNVLSLTIKNHEGQTLSVKDSNEYIEMKIPREGNFLPEGSGLYFTKPSSEGKMQYHVVSLQHADGNAVRFRIKPSKGKVIFKVFVRYGRRPTVTEHDVSRQIPHPSCLKSSQDSYSHCRNDAYDVLLLPDKVNKPGKYYIGILYENYEGELPSRRKKRSCSGGGRQKRSCVEVKEAPRPENITVKPVYDPKTDVNYSLNLVEENCLFWDSIEERWLSRGCKVGPGSEVSSLHCLCNHLTSFGGGVLVMPNKLDFDVVFYELTRLHETGNVAVLVTIIAVLLLYFLVVVFARKYDRQDKAKSGPVFHLLSCHEANDFEYQLTLATGVWKNSGTDTRIVIIIHGNEAQSEPLILHKSTIDSRTLLARGNEDTFRIHLPMSLGEIEYIRIWHDNSGRDPSWFLSHAILLDLQTGRKWTFFCNDWFALEKGDGKINRILTPVGSQEMQTFSYSLRSQGSRGFSDGHIWLSVVTKPPRSKFSRVQRASCCLCILLSAMLANALFYRADKEPDPTLQIGPLKFSWRQIMVGIESALIITPVNLMIMTFFKRSGEKTPNKVDVEKPKNSPAPFCDKLSTTSSGDIHDIDVTLNEKRSYFDKNSQSQTDAKKKFMLPHFFIYVAWFLVLVTVSVCAVFTFFFSLQWGKDISNQWLSSMFVSFTQDLFVLQPLKILLIMVLTASLFRDKNETETVSYNSEEKLQSQIKSHGGNQSVKVEMPKEDDLRLARENSTKEAKMFSFLRELLGYLLFLFLLIIVCYGSRSYHGYLMTMDLKDTLGNFSLAYDPPYFWKWLDIQFVDGVYGSTWYNNDKIKKQEYIGNKMSILLGMPRLRQLRIKKDSCIVPRIVRDIINRGCYDLYNFDEEDKTPANLPGWEPFSGSVEWANFSQLCPVPWQYVPNEELSPSWGYFDVYDGGGYVADLGYNSSTAQAVISELIEYGWIDRQTRAVLLEFTIYNPNTGYLIISAYHFEILPTGYGYPFPKIDTLLLTSTETGFYEFYLICQFLFIMMAFVFFIVEMYKLYLAKWTYLGDVWNWVEILRIFLSVLVVVFYIIKSKLMLKLAAIVKENPFATVSFGEAVTWSHAETTALAIVAFLTTLKLLHIIRFNQHVSIMMSSFRVSRSLLLSYSVIFIIIFVSYAQMGKLAFGDHIHGYSSVYNALFSEVIMCLGGQMRFHELIGVHRFLGPLYGISFLALMSFIFMNFFVAILNDSFEDVKSNTDKQSKEFEMADFILERVCDMLGISKRGKDAGQNASVREDDAASTNPQDNFDFPLRETSEESGSKLNENLSAKVKQTSIKKSPSQHLATKLEFERPISPKSSKRTPETPEKVSSSELDLDSSLEQLFERIGVLAGDLVMEDEQQDAKLLNVISQILRNNHEIPCQRTSSKLRQIGEPYSVPITSQDNTEYNRSSESKNSSEEEIMKFIRRRSTRELPIHLKVGGFYHQPQNNRTGGK, encoded by the exons ATGTTCTTGTTTACAAGACTTCAACTTATTTCAGCATGGCTGATTGTGCAAGCAACGACAAGTTTAGAACGTCAAGTAACTTACACCGAGCATCCAACAACAACCGCACATCAAGTTTTTACAGCTCTGCAATCCTACTCAACTGTATCAAAGGCATTGGACGCGTCTATGAAGGAACCAGTAACGGCTCAATCTCCAGATGTAGCTTCACAGGTAGACCAGCAACGGCGATATCAACCAGCAATACTTGTGGTCGATACAAGTAACACAACTGTGGCTACACACAATCAGACTGCATCTCTAGAAACGTTTAATGTTGTGTCTGAAAACAGCTCCACCGGAAAACAACAGCTAGTAAGTTTACAGTCTCACAAGAGTTCTAAAGAGCAGCCTGCATCAGCGTCCTTAGATAGTCCCAGTGGACAATCAAGAAAAGAAGCAGATCAAGAAACGTCAATTTTAAGAGCGACAGAACAGAAGACAACGGTCGTACCTGATATGTATTTGGCCCCTATAATACAACCAACAACTTTATTGACTCTTAAAAATACAACTCAGTTACAAACAACAGTTTCATCCTACGCTATTGCGACCAATACAGCGGTGAATTCTACCACTGAGCATGTTCAAGACGACGACACTCCAAGGCTGATATCCCTAATACAACAGGCACATGCAATCCTGGatcatcaaaatataaatagttTGCCAAAGAATAGCTCCTATGAAGAGCAGATACCTACGCCTTCAAGCACCGCTGAAGAGCAAGGAACGGCTGTGCCTAACGCGCTTTCAACTCCACAATATCAAACGACAAATCCAGTTTCACACAACAGTTACGCTGAAAAATTATTAACATCAGTTTTTGGAGCATCAACAACCTTGGCATCAGTACACCGAACTAAGCAGCAGACAACAACAGAAGCACAACCACAGTTCCAAGTAGATTTCCAACCGGTCCCCTTACCAGCTGTTATCCTTCGAGCACCAGAGCCAATAACAACTGAGGGTTCTGTTGTTAGTTCCGTTGAAGAACATAAATCTATTCATTCGAGCACTGCTGAAGTGCAAGCAACTTTTGTGACTAACGTACATCCAACTCCACAATATCAAACGACGAATATAGTACAATCATTACCTTTACATCCTCGAAACAGTTATACAGAACAGTCAAAGATGTTTGAATCTCAGCTGAATCCATCTCCACAGATTGCGTCTTTGATTGCTGGTGAGCCATTATCGTCAGCGGACCAGGTAAATTTAACTCAGGAACAACTAAATATCACATCCTATGGGCAACCAAGGCCAACAACTAGTACACCTCATGAAGTTTCCTTTAACCAAATCTCATCTTTGTTACCCCAAAATACTTCCATTGGGCAGAAAATATCATCATTGGACCAGCCAGCCACATCCTTGAGACATCAAAACACCATTTCTCTAGCTCAAAATAAGTCCTTTGAACAACCCAAAACCCTTACATCCTTCAACGGTTACCCTTTAGAGCTTCATTCCTCTATATCTCAAAACATTTACCCTAGTCGCCCATTATCACCAGTGGTGCAGCTACATTCAACTCTGGAACAAAAAAATAGCACTTCTCTGGTTCAAAATAGTACCCAGTACGGCAAGCCAATAACCGTTACTCCACTCAAAGGTTCTTCTGCCAATCTTCCATCTTTGACACTTCAAAACAATTCAACTACTCAGCCATCATCGGTAGTGGATCAGGTGACTTCAGCACAGGAACAACGCAATAACACCTCTCTCACTCAGACTAAATACCATGGGCAATCAGTGACAGTTAAACCCTACGAAAGTACCCTTGCCAAGGTTCAGACCATGGTTTCTTCAAACAGTTCCTCTCTACAACCATTATTATCAGTGGAAAAGCTAACTTTACctatacaaaaacaaaatttcacatttatgGTTCAAAATGGTTCCAATGGACAGCCAACAACTGTTTCATCTCACTATACTTCCTCTGCCCAACTTTCTTCAAGGAAACGTCAAAACAGCATTTTGGAACAGACAAATGAACCTTACGTAAACTCAACTCCAAAACTACAACCACTGCCTTCACTGTTTCAAAATGATTCTGCTGAACAGTTAGCAACGACTTCAACTAAGCCGTATTCTACTATAAAGTTAGCATCTTTGATTACAAAAGATAATTACACTGAGCAGCCACTATCCATTATGCACCAGGGAAATACAACTTATGAGCAGCAACCTACAGCGCTGATATATGGTGGAAAACCAACAACCGATTTATTTGACGTTGGCTCAAAGGTACAAAATGCAACTCTGATACCTTACAATGGCAATACTGAACATATTTCAACTTCTGCGTCTCGGCAAAATCTTTCGATCAAACTTTATTCGTTGATTCTCCAAAGCAATTCCGCTGAACAACCGTCACCACCTGTTCATCAAACAAAATTAGCTGAGAAATCCCTTTCTCAGGACAGTCCTTTTGGCTTGAAGCCAACATCTGCCGAATCTCAAGCGAACTCCTTTGTGCAACTGACAATTTTTATTCCTCAAAACAATTCCATTCCCATTGAAATACCACCATCAGCCCTTCATCAGACAAAGTTAACCGTGGAGCAGAAAGTCACAACTGCATTGCAACCAACAAATCTTGTCTCCCAAAAATATTCTGCGGAACAGTCGATGACGGTGTCAGCTTCTATACAATCAAATTCCCTGCGAACAACGTTGGCTCATAAACACACTGTTGAGCAAAATTCATCAGTTATCCGTCAAGATAATTCGACGATACTAAGATCGCCAAATAAGAACTCTTCTTGGCTTTTTGCCTCACCTGTACTTGTTGTAAATTCCACCCTTCAGCAAAAGTTTACGTCAACGTCCACAATTGACGACGAGTCTACTCCGAAACCTTTTACTTTACTGCCTGAAATCAGTTCTTCAGAGCACAAATTTAAAAGGACAAAATTTAGCGTTCATTCATCTTTACAAGAGAAAAATTCAACCAGCTTCACTGTCCAAACAACAGCAGCTTCAAGTCAATTTTACTCAACTCAACAATCAACAGCAATTACATTGCCACTGTTACGAAAAG TGACAACTTTGCGATTTGTCTTTTTGTTGAAAAACGTTGATTTTGACTTTGACCTTTTCGACGACTCCTCTGCAACCTATGAAAGTTTAGAGGCAAACGTAACAAATGAG ATTTTATCACGTCTTGGGTCACATGGTGTCACGACCTTCAAGATTCTCTCTATGAA ACCCGGAAGCGTGGAAGTAACCGCGGTCTTAATTCTTGAAAATGAATACGACACACCAAAGGTTCAAGAACAATTAAACAAGTTAAACAAGACCAGTAAATTGGGGAAGATAACTTGGACTGCGCTTTACTGGGGTGTGGAAG ATAAATCTTGCATTCCTCCAGAAGTCAGAATAACTAATTTACCAGAGAGAAGAGCGAGACAATCTGCTGTTTCCATTTTGCGTTCCAAAGATTTTATCATCCAGGCTACTGTCGGAAAGGCGGAGTGTAACTCTTCACAAGCACTACAATTTGCATGGTATCTATTCAAATATAAGGTTAAAGCTTCAGGAAAGGTTCAGATACAGGATACAGTTCTCTTGGATTCAAGAATTACAGAGTGGACCTTACAAAAACGGACACTTGATTACGGGCAGTACTACGTGGATATTAGAGCAACTTACTCAAACCAACCTTCTGTAATAAGCAGTTCTttaggatttttcaaaattagcaAGTCTAAACTTATCGCCGACGTTGCAGGAGGGAACAAAGTCACGAGAGGAAAGGTAAATCCCATTTTATTAGACGGATCAGCCTCCAGAGATCCAGACGTAGAGTCTGGTAACCATGCATCGATGCATTTCACGTGGCTGTGTAAGAAACGTCAAGAGCACTTTCCCAATGGTTCGTTGGACTCACTACCAGTGATTAACAACTCTCTGGGTCCTGGTAGTGGTGGATGTTTTGGAACCGGTGTTGGAAAACTAAACTCCAATAGTTCAATAGTGGAATTGGACACGAGTCAGATGACTGTTGGTGAGATGTATGACGTCAAGCTCATCGTTACGAAGGATAACAGAATAGACGACTTCACTCAAGAAATTAAGATTGTCATCGGTAATCCACCACAAGTGACTATCCG ATGCTTAATTAACTGCGAGAAGATGGCAAGCGCCTCTACAAGAATCAGCATCGCAACTACGTGCAAGGGATTAACGTGTCAGACAGCAACCTACAGCTGGAAGCTTGTCATTGTAAATGCCATTGGACATGAGCTCCCAGGAAATATCCTGACCCGTAACATGACAGAGACTGATATGGATCTTCCTGGTATCATTATTAAAGCAAATCAACTGCCTCCACTCGTTGTCAGTGAGtggttttatcgactgaaaGTCTGGGTCTCGCAAGACCACGGACCCGCTGGAAATGCAGCTTATCAATTCAGAGTGAACGCTCCGCCAAGCTCCGGAAATTGCACTGTGACTCCGAAGAGTGGACAGGCGTTGAAGACggcattttcatttttatgctcTGGTTGGCAG gatcCACACCAACCTCTGACGTATCAGTTTCATTACAAAACGGACCATGGCTTGTACACCGTCGTGCAATACGGGTCTACTGATCACGTGTCAACAGTGCTTCCCTCGGGAAAGAGAAATGGTGGATATATcattgattttgaaattttgataagAGACAGTCTGTCGGCTTCCAGCAACTATGTTCTCCACGTAAAG ATCAAAGACTCCATTGTGCGAAGTGTGTCAAATATTCAAGTAAACAATCTACAATCCTTGACTCAAGTGACGTCTGTGATCGCACGAGCCACACTGGAACCGAGTGAGGTGACATTTGATACACAG GATCTTGCTCTGCAAACCTTAAGATCCATGACGTCATTGTTACGAAGCAAGACCAAAGAAGATTACGGTTCAGAGTCTGTCTTAGTTGAACAAGGCGGGGAGAACCTGGTACTGAGTCTGGGTAACATTCTTAACTCTGCTGCTCAGAAGGCAAGTGTGATCGAAAGGACAGCGGAGACATCGGAAATACGATCCAAG AGTGAAAATGTCTCGAAAGACACAGCGAAGCTTATCGATGATGTAAGCGTTGCTCTCCTATCAAAAATGTTAGTGGACCAGGAACCCAACCGCGTGCAAACACAGTCCTTGAGCATGGTGCTCAACAGACTTAGTCCCAAATCACTGGAAACAGCGAAAAATTTTACTGACGATCCATATTCAGGagagttcaaattttcttttaacgcCATAACCGACGAGAGAGCGAGAGATGCTGAGTACATCGACAGTGTG ATGACTCTGAGTACATTCAATCCTTTCACGTGGGACGACAGTGCATCCCGTGTTAATTCTAACGTCCTCAGCTTGACCATCAAAAACCACGAAGGTCAGACTTTATCAGTGAAAGATAGTAACGAATATATCGAGATGAAGATTCCACGTGAGGGCAATTTTCTGCCCGAAGGAAGTGGCTTGTATTTTACTAAACCCAGCAGTGAAGGAAAGATGCAATACCATGTAGTGAGTTTGCAGCATGCGGACGGTAACGCTGTGAGATTTCGA ATCAAACCAAGTAAAGGCAAAGTCATCTTCAAAGTATTCGTGAGATATGGCCGGCGACCAACTGTCACAGAGCATGATGTATCAAGGCAAATTCCGCATCCTTCATGCTTGAAGTCCTCCCAAGATTCTTACAGCCATTGCAGGAATGATGCGTACGACGTCCTTTTGTTACCTGACAAGGTGAACAAACCAGGGAAATACTATATTGGCATACTGTACGAAAATTATGAAGGAGAACTTCCGAGTCGACGAAAGAAGCGATCATGTTCCGGAGGGGGCCGCCAAAAGAGATCATGCGTGGAGGTTAAAGAAGCACCAAGACCTGAGAACATCACAGTAAAGCCAGTTTATGACCCAAAGACAGACGTAAACTACTCGTTGAATCTGGTGGAAGAAAACTGTCTGTTTTGGGACAGTATAGAAGAACGCTGGTTATCAAGGGGATGCAAA GTAGGCCCAGGTTCAGAGGTTTCATCCTTACATTGTTTGTGTAATCATCTGACGTCATTTGGTGGAGGTGTCCTAGTGATGCCGAACAAGCTAGATTTTGATGTAGTCTTCTATGAACTCACGCGCCTCCATGAGACTGGAAATGTTGCCGTCCTTGTCACAATAATTGCAGTACTGCTATTGTACTTTTTAGTGGTAGTATTTGCAAGGAAATATGATAGACAAGATAAGGCCAAA AGTGGTCCAGTTTTCCATCTACTTTCTTGCCATGAGGCAAATGACTTTGAGTACCAACTGACATTGGCCACGGGAGTGTGGAAGAATTCTGGGACTGATACTCGTATCGTTATCATCATTCATGGGAACGAGGCGCAGAGTGAACCTTTGATATTGCACAAAAGCACAATAGACTCAAGGACGTTGTTGGCGCGTGGAAACGAGGATACATTTAGGATTCACCTGCCAATGTCACTGGGTGAAATTGAATACATTCGCATATGGCATGATAATTCGGGAAGAGATCCTTCATGGTTTCTAAGCCATGCGATTCTCCTGGATCTTCAGACGGGTAGAAAATGGACATTTTTTTGCAACGATTGGTTTGCGCTGGAGAAAGGGGACggtaaaataaacagaatttTAACTCCTGTTGGTTCGCAGGAGATGCAGACGTTTAGTTATTCTTTGCGATCGCAAGGCTCCAGAGGTTTTTCCGATGGACACATTTGGCTTTCAGTTGTTACTAAGCCACCGAGGAGTAAATTCTCACGTGTCCAAAGAGCTTCTTGTTGCCTTTGCATACTGTTGTCTGCGATGTTAGCAAATGCCCTGTTCTACCGGGCGGACAAAGAGCCAGATCCAACTCTACAAATTGGTCCGTTAAAATTCAGCTGGAGACAAATAATGGTGGGAATTGAAAGCGCCCTGATAATAACTCCAGTAAACTTAATGATTATGACATTTTTCAAGAGGAGTGGCGAGAAAACTCCAAATAAAGTCGACgtggaaaaaccaaaaaacagtCCTGCTCCCTTTTGTGACAAGTTGTCAACTACCAGTTCAGGGGATATTCACGACATTGATGTAACGCTAAACGAAAAGAGGTCTTACTTTGATAAAAACTCCCAAAGTCAGACTGATGCCAAGAAGAAATTTATGCTCCCTCACTTCTTTATCTACGTTGCTTGGTTTTTGGTCCTTGTTACTGTTTCTGTGTGCGCCGTTTTTACGTTCTTCTTCAGCTTGCAGTGGGGAAAGGATATTTCAAACCAGTGGCTTTCCTCAATGTTTGTATCTTTCACCCAAGACCTATTTGTCCTACAGCCTTTGAAGATATTGCTTATCATGGTGTTAACAGCTTCTTTGTTTCGCgataaaaatgaaactgaaactgTCAGCTACAATAGTGAAGAGAAACTGCAATCACAAATAAAATCTCACGGCGGCAATCAGAGTGTTAAAGTAGAGATGCCAAAAGAGGATGACCTCAGACTTGCAAGAGAGAACAGCACAAAGGAGGCaaagatgttttcctttttgaggGAGCTTCTTGGATaccttctgtttctctttttgctTATAATTGTGTGTTACGGTAGCAGAAGTTATCACGGATATCTCATGACTATGGATCTAAAAGATACACTTGGCAACTTTTCTTTG GCTTACGATCCTCCGTATTTCTGGAAATGGCTCGACATTCAGTTTGTGGATGGTGTCTACGGCAGCACCTGGTACAACAACGACAAAATCAAAAAGCAAGAGTACATTGGTAACAAGATGTCTATTCTCTTAGGAATGCCTCGCTTGAGACAACTAAGAATAAAGAAAG attcTTGCATTGTTCCAAGGATAGTACGAGACATCATAAACAGGGGCTGCTACGACCTCTATAATTTCGATGAAGAGGATAAAACTCCTGCAAACCTTCCAGGCTGGGAACCCTTCAGTGGTTCTGTAGAATGGGCAAATTTTTCCCAGCTATGCCCGGTACCATGGCAATATGTGCCAAACGAGGAACTATCACCGAGCTGGGGTTACTTCGATGTTTATGACGGAGGTGGTTATGTTGCAGATCTAGGCTACAATAGCAGTACAGCTCAGGCAGTCATCTCCGAATTGATAGAATACGGTTGGATCGACCGGCAGACCCGCGCCGTCCTACTTGAGTTCACTATCTATAACCCTAATACGGGCTACCTAATCATTTCAGCGtatcattttgaaatattgcCCACAGGGTATGGCTATCCTTTTCCAAAGATAGACACTCTTCTGCTGACAAGTACTGAAACAGGCTTTTACGAGTTTTATCTGATTTGTCAGTTCTTATTTATCATGATGGCATTCGTCTTTTTCATCGTAGAGATGTACAAGCTATATCTAGCTAAGTGGACTTATTTAGGAGATGTGTGGAACTGGGTGGAAATTCTACGAATATTTTTGTCGGTACTGGTCGTGGTATTCTACATAATTAAGTCAAAGCTGATGCTTAAACTCGCTGCTATTGTGAAGGAAAACCCATTTGCCACCGTTAGCTTTGGAGAAGCCGTTACCTGGAGCCATGCAGAAACCACTGCTTTAGCCATTGTAGCTTTCCTCACAACCTTGAAACTTCTACACATAATTCGCTTTAATCAGCACGTCTCCATAATGATGTCCTCATTTCGCGTCTCTAGGAGTTTATTGTTGTCCTATTCTgtgatttttatcattatttttgtctCATACGCTCAGATGGGGAAGCTGGCATTCGGCGACCACATTCATGGTTACTCATCAGTCTACAATGCATTGTTTTCTGAAGTTATCATGTGCCTTGGCGGCCAAATGAGATTTCATGAGTTAATAGGAGTTCATCGCTTTTTGGGTCCTTTATACGGTATTTCCTTCCTTGCTCTGATGTCCTTcatttttatgaactttttCGTGGCAATTTTGAACGATTCTTTTGAAGACGTCAAAAGCAACACTGATAAACAATCCAAAGAATTTGAGATGGCTGATTTTATACTAGAGAGAGTGTGTGATATGTTAGGAATTAGCAAGCGAGGGAAAGATGCGGGTCAGAATGCCTCAGTGAGGGAGGATGACGCAGCTTCTACCAATCCCCAGGATAACTTCGATTTTCCTCTAAGAGAAACGTCCGAGGAAAGCGGCTCAAAACTTAACGAAAACCTGAGCGCCAAAGTTAAGCAGACATCCATTAAAAAATCCCCATCACAGCATTTGGCAACCAAGTTAGAGTTCGAGAGACCGATTAGTCCAAAATCTTCAAAAAGAACGCCCGAAACACCCGAAAAGGTTTCTTCAAGTGAGCTTGATTTGGATTCTTCATTAGAACAGCTGTTTGAAAGGATTGGTGTGTTGGCCGGTGATCTCGTTATGGAAGATGAACAACAGGATGCAAAATTGCTCAATGTGATCAGCCAGATCCTTAGAAACAATCATGAAATTCCATGCCAAAGAACGTCATCTAAACTACGTCAGATCGGAGAGCCTTACTCGGTACCAATCACTTCACAAGACAACACTGAATATAACAGGAGCAGTGAGTCAAAGAATTCTTCCGAGGaagaaattatgaaatttaTTAGACGCAGATCAACTCGCGAGCTACCAATCCACTTAAAAGTCGGAGGTTTTTACCATCAGCCTCAAAATAATCGAACCGGTggtaaataa